One window of the Dendropsophus ebraccatus isolate aDenEbr1 chromosome 12, aDenEbr1.pat, whole genome shotgun sequence genome contains the following:
- the LOC138768773 gene encoding chemerin-like receptor 1 — protein sequence MENALFNYTEDTDGIEPDDIEDIDTDIILTIQFFNISFLSIAFILGITGNGLLIWIAGFKMKKTVTVLWFLNLAIADFVFDIIFPIRITKLIMDEHWPFGQTMCKLVITIQLLNMSVSTSFLMIISIDRCMSVMCPVWSKNNRSPRLALTISVSIWLICFILTSPYIAFLKIDQDSESGLSYCMPIYDDKDINIDIMRHRAMIIVRFVFMFLVPFPIILICYSLMVVRLRRNKSLSRSNRPLKVIITIVLCFFCLWFPYHMWNLLEVLNVEIDPTTYEVIYSLVNCIGFFNSCVNPIVYVFVGRDFKKSLFRSIPFLLENTFKEKDDSNTDPRINQSMIETVMES from the coding sequence ATGGAGAATGCGCTGTTCAACTACACTGAAGACACAGATGGTATAGAACCAGATGACATAGAAGATATAGACACAGACATTATTCTCACAATTCAATTTTTTAACATCAGTTTTTTAAGCATTGCCTTCATCCTGGGGATTACCGGGAACGGCCTGCTCATCTGGATTGCTGGATTCAAGATGAAGAAGACGGTCACAGTTTTATGGTTTCTAAACCTGGCTATAGCTGACTTTGTATTTGATATCATCTTCCCAATACGGATAACCAAGTTAATTATGGATGAACATTGGCCCTTTGGTCAAACCATGTGCAAGTTGGTCATCACCATTCAGTTACTCAACATGTCCGTCAGCACCTCCTTCCTGATGATCATCAGCATTGATCGATGTATGTCGGTCATGTGTCCGGTGTGGTCAAAAAACAACAGGTCTCCCAGGTTGGCATTAACCATTTCAGTTTCAATATGGTTAATCTGCTTCATCCTCACCTCCCCATATATTGCTTTCCTCAAGATTGATCAGGACTCTGAAAGTGGCCTCTCCTATTGTATGCCTATATATGATGATAAGGACATTAATATAGACATAATGAGGCATCGAGCTATGATAATCGTCAGATTTGTCTTCATGTTCCTCGTCCCCTTCCCCATTATACTGATTTGCTATAGTCTTATGGTAGTTCGGTTGAGAAGAAACAAAAGTCTATCAAGATCAAACCGACCCCTAAAAGTCATTATTACCATTGTACTTTGTTTTTTCTGTCTTTGGTTCCCGTACCATATGTGGAATTTACTAGAAGTCCTGAATGTTGAAATAGATCCCACCACTTATGAGGTCATATACAGCCTTGTGAACTGCATCGGCTTCTTCAACAGTTGCGTTAATCCCATCGTTTACGTCTTTGTTGGAAGAGACTTCAAGAAAAGTTTATTCAGATCTATTCCATTTCTTCTGGAGAACACATTCAAGGAGAAGGACGACTCCAATACAGATCCTCGAATCAATCAGTCTATGATTGAAACTGTAATGGAAAGTTAA